The bacterium genome contains the following window.
GCGGTGGCTGTCGAGCGAGAGCCCGACGCTCGCGAAGCCAGCCTCGCGCAACCCGGCGGCGGCACGCTCGTCCAGCAGCCAGCCGTTGGAGTTCATCGAGAGCGAGAGGCCGAGCGACGAGAGCTCGCGCGCCAGCGGCAGCAGGTCGCGCCGCAGCAGCGGCTCGCCGCCGCCGAAGTTCGCGAACAGCACGCCCGCCTGCGCGAGGCGCCGCCCGGCCTCGAGCGCCTGCCCCGTCGGCAGCTCCTCCGCGCGTTCGAGCCGCGAGTAGCAGTGCTCGCACGAGAAGTTGCAGCTGTAGTTGAGGCTCCAGTTGACGAGCAGCGGCGCGGAGTAGACCTTCGGGGGCGCGCTCACGCCGGCACCACCCAGCCCCGGGCCGCGAGGTCCGCGAGGAACGCCCGCACGTCGGCGGCCAGCTCGTCCCGCTCGACCTCGAAGCGCGGCAGCAGCGTCTCGACGATCGCGTCGGCGTCGCGCGAGCCGTCGCAGAGCTTCCAGATCTCGCCGCCGAGCAGGTTCAGCTCGGTGACGCGGCCGCGCTCCACGATCAGCAGCGTGCCCTCGCCGCCCGCGTCCTGCCCCGCCTCGAGCGCGGCGAGAGCCTCGCGGGCCGCGTCCTGCTCCTCGCGCCACGGCAGGCCCGGGCGGCGCCGCCAGCGTGTGTTCTCGTTCACCGTGTTCCGTTCCCCTCGTCCGGGGACAGAATGAATTCCGTCCCCTTGTCGTCCCCGTCCCGTCCCCTTGTCGTCCTCTTCGTTCGGGGACGGAATGAATTCCGTCCCCTGGCAGCTCCCGTCCTAAGGCACGTCCAGCCGCCACGGCCCGGACTTCGGCCAATCATAGCGCACCCGGCCGATGTAGTCGGCGTCCAGCCTGTCGTAAATCAGCCGCTCGATCTCGGTCGGGTCCGCGGTCCCCCACCAGTTGCCCCGGGCGTCGACGTCCTCCGGCTGGGCCTCGCCGAGCTTCACGTGATAGTCCGCACTCGCGCGGAAGTTGTTCCCCCGGAGCACGACGCGCGGCGAGCACTCGCGCACGAACACGGCAGTGCCGTTGTCCGCGAAGTCGTTCGCGGTGATCTCCGGACTGCTCGCCCAGAAGCGCACCGCGGTCCCGTTGCCCGCGAAGGCGCTCGCGTGGACCGAGACCGGCCCCCCGGTGAAGCGCAGGCCGATGGCGTTGCCCTCGAAGCGGCAGCGCTCGACGATGAGCGGCGTGCGGTGCGCGTGCACCGCCTGCTGCGCGCCCGAGAAGCGGCACTCCACGAAGAGCGCGTCGGCGGCGTCCTCGACCAGGATCTCCTTCCACCCGGCGGCGCCCGCGGCGCCGGGGCGCTCGGCAGCGAACGTGACGGGCGCAGCCGCGCTCCCGCCGGCGTCGATGGCGCCGCGCACGAGGATGCGGGCGTCCCCGGCGCCGTCGCCGTCGTCGTCGCGGAAGGCGAAGGTGACGCGGGTGCCGGGGCGCACGACGAGCCGCTCGCCGGCGGCGACCAGCACGTCGTCGCGCACGGTCACCGCCCCCTCCCAGACGATCTCGCGCGCCGCCGGCTGGCCGAAGTGCGCGCAGCCGGCGGCGAGGAGGGCCGCGGCAGCCAGCGTGCCCAGTGCCGCGGGGACGTGGCGCTGCCGTGCGGCCGCCGAGCTGCGCGCTCCGCCGTGGTTCTCTGCTGTCT
Protein-coding sequences here:
- a CDS encoding PqqD family peptide modification chaperone, which translates into the protein MNENTRWRRRPGLPWREEQDAAREALAALEAGQDAGGEGTLLIVERGRVTELNLLGGEIWKLCDGSRDADAIVETLLPRFEVERDELAADVRAFLADLAARGWVVPA
- a CDS encoding right-handed parallel beta-helix repeat-containing protein, translated to MSGTAVWRTLPWGLRPLWRGWRRCHPRKCQRIWTHLSGRAAKGETAENHGGARSSAAARQRHVPAALGTLAAAALLAAGCAHFGQPAAREIVWEGAVTVRDDVLVAAGERLVVRPGTRVTFAFRDDDGDGAGDARILVRGAIDAGGSAAAPVTFAAERPGAAGAAGWKEILVEDAADALFVECRFSGAQQAVHAHRTPLIVERCRFEGNAIGLRFTGGPVSVHASAFAGNGTAVRFWASSPEITANDFADNGTAVFVRECSPRVVLRGNNFRASADYHVKLGEAQPEDVDARGNWWGTADPTEIERLIYDRLDADYIGRVRYDWPKSGPWRLDVP